The Merismopedia glauca CCAP 1448/3 genome includes a window with the following:
- a CDS encoding cobyrinate a,c-diamide synthase codes for MAVVIAGERSGAGKTTVTLALLAALRRRSQEVQSFKVGPDYIDPMFHSHVTGKPCRNLDPVLTSEAYVRQCFARNIQNAEYALIEGVMGLFDGASGTDDYGSTAHMARLLDLPVLLILNCSSLSRSIAAIAHGYRTFDPRINVAGVILNRVGSDRHLELLQSALEPLQLPIFGVLRRQDEISIPDRHLGLIPTGELNNLKPIIDRLAYLGETCFDWAKLLPLLTTLPQLSPIGDGAQRIAPLRATPRIAIARDSAFNFYYADNLELFEQMGAELIEWSPLEDSSFPKGVQGLYFGGGFPEVFAAQLTENQTARQAVQAAIKTEIPTYAECGGLMYLCEEIVDFAGKSYPMVGVLPTTAMMGKRLTLGYRQATATQDSPLVKKGDRFWGHEFHRSTLTNESPTPLLNLKGYNSQISLRSEGWQCDRVHASYTHVHFGAQPQLLERFLRHCTQFRGDLQSSRL; via the coding sequence ATGGCTGTAGTAATCGCCGGAGAACGTAGTGGTGCGGGAAAAACCACCGTCACACTAGCCTTATTAGCAGCATTGCGTCGGCGCAGTCAGGAGGTACAATCTTTCAAGGTTGGTCCCGATTACATCGATCCAATGTTCCATAGCCACGTTACTGGGAAGCCTTGTCGCAATCTCGATCCGGTACTCACTTCAGAAGCTTATGTACGGCAATGTTTTGCCCGAAACATTCAAAATGCCGAATATGCCCTAATCGAAGGCGTAATGGGGCTATTTGATGGGGCTAGTGGTACGGATGATTATGGTAGCACCGCCCACATGGCTAGGTTACTAGACCTGCCCGTATTGCTGATTTTGAATTGTAGCAGTTTATCTAGATCCATCGCCGCGATCGCCCACGGTTATCGCACCTTCGATCCCAGAATTAACGTTGCTGGAGTTATCCTCAATCGAGTGGGGAGTGATCGCCATTTGGAACTCCTCCAATCTGCTCTAGAACCGCTCCAACTACCAATTTTCGGAGTTTTACGCCGTCAAGATGAAATAAGCATCCCAGATCGCCACCTGGGGCTAATTCCCACAGGTGAACTGAATAACCTCAAACCTATCATCGATCGCCTCGCCTATTTAGGTGAAACTTGCTTTGATTGGGCAAAATTATTACCATTATTAACAACTTTACCACAGCTATCACCTATAGGGGACGGGGCGCAACGCATTGCGCCCCTACGCGCAACACCCCGAATTGCGATCGCCCGCGATTCGGCGTTCAACTTCTATTATGCTGATAATCTGGAATTATTTGAGCAAATGGGGGCAGAATTAATTGAATGGAGTCCATTAGAAGATTCTAGTTTCCCCAAAGGAGTGCAGGGATTATATTTTGGAGGCGGATTTCCCGAAGTTTTTGCCGCCCAATTAACAGAAAATCAGACAGCGCGTCAAGCAGTACAAGCTGCAATTAAAACGGAAATACCTACTTATGCAGAATGCGGCGGATTGATGTATTTGTGCGAAGAAATAGTGGATTTTGCCGGAAAAAGTTATCCGATGGTGGGAGTTTTACCAACCACAGCCATGATGGGTAAACGGTTGACACTCGGCTATCGACAAGCCACAGCTACCCAAGATAGTCCATTAGTCAAGAAAGGCGATCGCTTCTGGGGACACGAATTTCATCGCTCAACGTTAACGAATGAATCCCCAACCCCTTTACTCAATCTTAAAGGCTACAATTCCCAGATTTCGCTGAGATCGGAAGGATGGCAATGCGATCGAGTTCATGCTTCTTACACTCATGTCCACTTTGGCGCACAACCTCAATTACTAGAGCGATTCTTACGACATTGCACCCAATTTAGGGGCGATCTACAGTCGTCACGACTCTGA